From the genome of Methanobacterium petrolearium, one region includes:
- a CDS encoding XTP/dITP diphosphatase, whose translation MNKNEDSLVITFITGNQHKVKEAQGIFQKFDIELEHIDLGYPEIQGELADVSIFGGKDVARRLEKPIIVEDAGLFIRSLKWFPGTYSSYVQDTLGNSGILKLMDNVQDRYAEFRSVIGFATPKTEPKTFLGVVGGQIAHQEKGKHGFAYDPLFIPEGYDKTFGELTREEKNELSHRRRSLENFACWYKDL comes from the coding sequence ATGAATAAAAATGAAGATAGTTTAGTCATAACCTTTATAACTGGTAACCAACACAAAGTAAAAGAAGCTCAAGGAATCTTCCAAAAGTTCGATATCGAACTGGAACACATAGATCTGGGCTACCCAGAAATCCAAGGAGAACTGGCAGACGTTTCCATCTTCGGAGGAAAAGATGTTGCCAGACGATTGGAAAAACCAATCATTGTAGAAGATGCTGGTCTGTTTATTCGCTCTCTTAAATGGTTTCCGGGTACCTATTCATCTTACGTGCAAGACACCCTGGGTAATTCGGGCATTTTAAAACTGATGGACAATGTCCAAGACCGTTACGCTGAGTTCAGGTCGGTAATTGGGTTTGCAACACCCAAGACCGAGCCCAAGACTTTTTTAGGCGTAGTCGGAGGGCAAATAGCACATCAAGAAAAAGGAAAGCATGGCTTCGCATACGATCCACTTTTCATACCAGAAGGATACGATAAGACCTTCGGTGAGCTCACTAGAGAAGAAAAAAATGAGTTATCCCATCGCCGACGTTCCCTGGAGAATTTTGCCTGCTGGTATAAAGATTTATAG
- the ilvE gene encoding branched-chain-amino-acid transaminase, which produces MAFDESGKIWFNGEFVDWKEANVHALSHVVHYGSSVFEGIRCYNTKKGPAILRLKEHVERLYNSAKIYRMEIPYTQDEFCQAIVDTIKINELDACYIRPAIFRGYGELGVYPLNCPVESIIAVWAWGKYLGEEALELGVDVGVSTWRRMAPDTMPNMAKAGSNYMNSQLAKMEAVANNYDEAIMLDYQGMVSEGSGENIFIVKNGVLQTPPRASSLLDGITRNSIITLAKDMDLEVREEEIPREMLYTADELFLTGTAAEVTPIRSVDRITVGTGKRGEITKKLQERFFEILKADADDVYGWLTFI; this is translated from the coding sequence ATGGCCTTTGACGAGTCAGGAAAAATATGGTTTAATGGAGAGTTCGTTGATTGGAAAGAAGCAAATGTTCACGCATTATCTCATGTGGTTCACTACGGATCAAGCGTGTTTGAAGGAATACGATGTTATAATACTAAAAAGGGGCCGGCAATACTCCGGTTAAAAGAACATGTGGAGCGACTGTATAATTCGGCCAAGATCTATCGGATGGAAATCCCTTACACCCAGGATGAATTCTGTCAAGCCATCGTTGACACCATAAAGATAAATGAACTTGATGCATGCTATATTCGCCCGGCCATATTCCGTGGATACGGAGAACTGGGAGTATATCCCTTGAATTGTCCTGTTGAGTCCATTATTGCTGTTTGGGCCTGGGGAAAATACTTGGGAGAGGAAGCCCTTGAACTGGGTGTGGATGTGGGTGTATCCACTTGGCGCCGTATGGCCCCTGACACCATGCCCAATATGGCCAAGGCAGGGTCCAACTACATGAACAGCCAGTTGGCCAAGATGGAAGCCGTAGCCAACAATTATGATGAAGCAATAATGCTGGATTACCAGGGAATGGTCAGTGAAGGAAGTGGAGAAAACATTTTTATAGTTAAAAACGGAGTTTTACAGACACCACCACGTGCTTCTTCCTTGCTGGATGGGATAACCAGGAATTCGATAATAACCCTGGCAAAAGATATGGATTTAGAAGTTAGAGAAGAAGAAATCCCTCGGGAAATGCTTTATACTGCTGATGAACTCTTCCTAACAGGCACTGCAGCAGAAGTCACCCCCATCAGATCTGTTGACCGCATAACTGTGGGTACTGGGAAACGTGGCGAAATAACAAAAAAACTACAGGAACGGTTTTTTGAAATTTTAAAAGCCGATGCAGATGATGTTTATGGTTGGCTGACCTTTATTTAG
- the uppP gene encoding undecaprenyl-diphosphatase UppP: MDIIQAIIMGAVQGLTEFLPISSSAHLVIVPEIMGVKSSLAFDTLLHVGTITAVVGYFWKDILAMIRAFISSIIDIFQGNFKKNLKEDSFKRLTWLVIVGTIPAGLMGVIFKNEFETLFSSVAAVGFFLLITGVILWGAEWIAKRNKDKEDKQIKEVTFTNSLVIGLFQGFAIAPGISRSGSTIAAGIFSGLERKLAARYSFLLSIPAILGAALIQAKDIVSFDTNMGVAVAGFLSAMIFSYLAVKFMMSYIQKHSLVIFAYYCWIVGAVTLILTFMWK, encoded by the coding sequence ATGGACATTATTCAAGCAATTATCATGGGCGCTGTTCAGGGTTTAACTGAATTTTTACCCATCAGCAGCTCAGCTCATTTAGTTATAGTACCTGAAATAATGGGTGTAAAATCAAGTTTAGCCTTTGACACCCTTTTACATGTTGGAACAATAACCGCTGTGGTGGGATACTTCTGGAAAGATATTTTAGCCATGATACGGGCTTTTATATCCAGCATCATCGACATTTTCCAGGGAAACTTCAAAAAAAATCTCAAAGAAGACTCATTTAAAAGACTGACCTGGTTGGTGATCGTTGGTACCATCCCTGCCGGTTTGATGGGAGTGATCTTTAAAAATGAGTTTGAAACCCTCTTCAGTTCAGTTGCTGCAGTTGGTTTCTTCCTTCTCATAACTGGAGTTATTTTATGGGGTGCAGAATGGATTGCCAAAAGAAACAAGGATAAGGAAGATAAACAGATTAAAGAAGTTACTTTCACCAATTCGCTGGTCATAGGACTTTTCCAGGGATTTGCCATTGCCCCTGGAATATCCCGCTCTGGATCAACCATAGCTGCCGGAATATTCTCAGGATTGGAAAGAAAATTAGCAGCCCGTTACAGTTTCCTACTTTCCATACCTGCAATACTGGGTGCTGCGCTTATACAAGCAAAAGACATTGTTAGTTTTGATACGAACATGGGAGTGGCAGTTGCTGGGTTTTTATCGGCAATGATATTCAGCTACCTGGCTGTTAAATTTATGATGAGCTACATTCAAAAGCACAGCCTGGTAATATTTGCCTACTACTGCTGGATAGTTGGTGCTGTAACCTTAATTCTGACTTTCATGTGGAAATAA
- a CDS encoding bifunctional N(6)-L-threonylcarbamoyladenine synthase/serine/threonine protein kinase translates to MIQLICIGLEGTAEKTGVGIVDSEGNILASQGNALIPEKGGIHPREAAEHHAENLIPLIKQALEEANLELDDVDLVSFARGPGLGPALRTVATAARSLALMLGVPIIGVNHCIGHVEIGRLTTGCQDPLTLYVSGGNTQVIAFDSGRYQIFGETLDIAIGNCLDQFGREVGLGHPGGPRVEELAKKSENYIKLPYTVKGMDLSFSGLLTAAIRKYESGSRLEDVCYSLQETAFSMLVEVTERALAHANKSEVLLVGGVAANQHLRKMLEIMAREHYAEFYMPEMKYCGDNGAMIAWLGLLMHKHGVKQAIKDTNVIQRYRTDKVDVPWREKSSLKLELPPELVAKGAEANIYPDHYLGEEVLLKKRIPKGYRIREIDTYLRKKRTKKEAKLLGEAKRCGVVTPLIYDVDPTESIITMEKIPGKEVKEVFSKKTPLDISEIISISEGIGENVARLHDCSIIHGDLTTSNIILSPNTENEDYRLVFIDFGLGKISDLVEDKGVDLLVFKKAINGIHHDISQICFDAIIKGYGGARDSKEVVGKINEIESRGRYTS, encoded by the coding sequence GTGATCCAATTGATATGTATAGGATTAGAGGGAACAGCCGAGAAAACTGGTGTGGGAATTGTAGATTCTGAAGGCAACATTCTGGCTTCCCAGGGTAATGCTCTCATTCCAGAGAAGGGAGGAATACATCCTCGTGAGGCAGCCGAACATCATGCTGAAAACCTGATTCCGCTTATTAAACAAGCACTGGAAGAAGCCAATCTAGAGCTTGACGATGTTGATCTGGTGTCTTTTGCCCGTGGACCGGGTCTGGGACCTGCTCTACGCACCGTGGCCACAGCTGCACGTAGCCTGGCTCTCATGCTAGGTGTGCCCATAATAGGTGTGAACCATTGCATAGGCCATGTAGAAATTGGCAGGCTGACTACTGGATGCCAGGACCCCCTGACACTCTACGTCAGTGGAGGGAACACCCAGGTGATTGCATTTGATTCTGGTCGTTACCAGATCTTCGGAGAGACCCTGGATATCGCCATTGGCAACTGTCTGGATCAGTTCGGCCGTGAAGTTGGTTTAGGACATCCTGGGGGCCCCAGAGTAGAAGAACTGGCCAAAAAATCTGAAAATTACATTAAATTACCCTACACTGTGAAGGGTATGGATTTATCCTTCTCAGGGTTGCTCACTGCTGCCATCCGTAAATATGAATCTGGATCTCGTCTGGAAGATGTCTGTTACAGTCTGCAGGAAACTGCTTTTTCCATGCTGGTGGAGGTGACTGAACGGGCACTGGCCCATGCCAATAAGTCAGAGGTACTGCTGGTGGGTGGTGTTGCCGCCAATCAGCACCTGCGCAAGATGCTGGAGATCATGGCCAGAGAACATTACGCAGAGTTTTACATGCCAGAAATGAAATACTGTGGAGATAATGGTGCTATGATAGCCTGGTTGGGTCTTTTAATGCACAAACATGGTGTTAAACAGGCCATCAAGGATACTAATGTTATACAGCGTTACCGTACCGACAAGGTGGATGTTCCCTGGAGGGAAAAATCATCCCTGAAACTGGAATTACCTCCAGAATTAGTGGCTAAAGGTGCAGAGGCCAACATCTACCCTGATCACTATCTTGGTGAGGAAGTGCTCCTAAAAAAGAGAATCCCCAAAGGATATAGAATCCGGGAGATTGACACCTATCTTCGCAAGAAGCGAACCAAAAAAGAAGCAAAGCTCCTGGGAGAAGCAAAACGTTGTGGGGTTGTTACCCCCCTGATTTACGATGTGGACCCGACTGAAAGCATCATCACCATGGAAAAAATTCCAGGAAAAGAAGTTAAAGAAGTTTTCAGCAAGAAAACTCCCCTAGATATATCAGAAATAATTTCAATTTCAGAAGGTATTGGTGAAAATGTGGCCCGCCTCCATGACTGCAGCATAATCCATGGGGATCTCACCACCAGTAACATTATTTTAAGTCCAAATACGGAAAATGAGGACTATAGACTGGTTTTTATCGACTTTGGCCTGGGAAAAATCTCTGATCTGGTTGAAGATAAGGGGGTGGATCTTCTTGTATTCAAGAAGGCCATTAATGGAATTCACCATGACATCAGTCAGATCTGTTTTGATGCCATAATTAAAGGATATGGCGGTGCTAGAGATAGTAAAGAAGTTGTGGGTAAAATTAATGAAATTGAAAGCAGGGGTCGTTACACCTCCTAA
- the cobT gene encoding nicotinate mononucleotide-dependent phosphoribosyltransferase CobT, producing MDKTVKSFGSRDILHKLQNKDSLFLCVIASTLTSRIPDITGAGASPELTDYTPAADVELIAHGEPKCLPDIPQTVVEDQAAPTPAVITKASLEMADIPFLVADAGSAVKPNLPYVNINDKQGQNILTGKAVENPGKIFNKGKMLGETLSRLTSYVVIGESTPAGTTTALGVLEAMGYDAWGKVSGSTPENPHSLKRQTVEKGLQAAGLLDKIPLDPYQAVGAVGDPMIPAVAGITAGSTVPVILAGGTQMTAVCAFLKEAITDFNFDEVSIATTIFVAKDETSDINFIARQIAPLNIFAVDPGFEKSETHGLINYTRGVVKEGVGAGGAMLAANLKGVSVDDIRLKTEELCREIF from the coding sequence ATGGATAAGACCGTTAAAAGTTTCGGATCACGAGACATACTACACAAACTACAGAATAAGGATTCATTATTTTTATGCGTAATTGCATCTACATTAACATCACGTATACCTGATATAACTGGTGCGGGAGCTTCACCTGAGCTCACTGATTACACACCAGCCGCAGATGTGGAGTTGATTGCTCATGGTGAACCCAAATGTCTTCCGGACATACCACAAACAGTGGTGGAAGATCAGGCCGCACCCACCCCAGCAGTAATCACTAAAGCATCCCTTGAAATGGCCGATATTCCTTTTTTAGTAGCGGATGCGGGTTCTGCTGTCAAACCCAACCTTCCCTATGTTAATATAAATGATAAACAGGGACAAAATATTTTAACCGGCAAAGCAGTTGAAAATCCCGGTAAAATATTTAACAAGGGTAAAATGTTGGGAGAAACCCTTTCCAGACTCACCAGTTACGTTGTAATTGGTGAAAGCACTCCTGCCGGCACCACCACTGCTTTAGGGGTTCTGGAGGCCATGGGCTATGATGCCTGGGGTAAGGTCAGTGGAAGCACACCGGAAAACCCCCACTCACTCAAACGCCAAACCGTGGAAAAAGGTCTTCAGGCAGCTGGTTTACTGGATAAAATTCCTCTGGATCCATACCAAGCAGTGGGGGCTGTTGGAGATCCAATGATTCCTGCAGTGGCAGGGATCACTGCAGGGAGTACTGTACCTGTGATTTTGGCAGGCGGAACACAGATGACTGCGGTGTGTGCATTCTTAAAAGAAGCAATCACTGATTTTAATTTTGATGAGGTTTCTATTGCCACCACCATATTCGTGGCCAAGGATGAAACTTCCGATATCAACTTCATTGCCCGGCAAATTGCACCATTGAACATATTTGCAGTTGACCCTGGATTTGAAAAATCAGAAACCCATGGACTTATAAATTACACCCGGGGAGTGGTTAAAGAAGGTGTTGGGGCTGGAGGGGCAATGCTAGCTGCTAATCTTAAAGGGGTCTCGGTAGATGATATCAGATTAAAAACAGAGGAACTTTGCCGGGAAATTTTTTAA
- the larC gene encoding nickel insertion protein: MLLMTTVDDLPAEGLPYVIERTMEKGAKNIHVLNGITKKGRVEYIFLVDVDQQHQEDVSALLALELGTLGIKTFKTEHIPLPFEINSRKVTIEAGNKLFESEVRVKYLKNGDDQVISLKAEYEDIKKIALGLESKGIQLPLSKLKTIIEAEAYKKILNEENVVIKVD; this comes from the coding sequence ATGCTGTTGATGACTACTGTTGATGATCTACCAGCCGAAGGCTTGCCTTACGTGATTGAAAGGACTATGGAGAAAGGAGCCAAAAACATACACGTCCTTAATGGTATCACTAAAAAAGGACGTGTTGAATATATTTTTTTAGTGGATGTTGACCAACAACACCAGGAAGATGTATCTGCTTTACTTGCCCTGGAATTAGGTACATTAGGAATAAAAACTTTTAAAACAGAACACATCCCCCTCCCATTTGAGATTAACTCCCGAAAAGTGACAATCGAAGCTGGAAATAAACTGTTTGAGTCAGAAGTACGCGTTAAATACCTGAAAAATGGTGATGATCAAGTTATATCCTTAAAAGCAGAATATGAGGATATTAAAAAAATTGCATTAGGCCTTGAATCTAAGGGGATACAACTTCCTCTATCAAAGTTAAAGACTATTATTGAGGCCGAAGCTTATAAAAAAATCCTTAATGAGGAAAATGTGGTTATTAAAGTTGATTAA
- a CDS encoding cyclase family protein, with protein sequence MSEDSKNKNFPYIRLSYTLRENSPVHIGLNPLKIKPINRISLGDNYNTSSITAENHCGTHIDAPAHFVLGGRFISDYGPEELRFTHPLVLDCPKKPGQLVDVEDVSKIIDDNLDCLLLCTGFHQYHDTDRELYLEQNPGISPGAVYYLRDNFPHLRCVGIDSVSMSRYGHAKESMEVHQTAFRKNEDFGKPLLFVEDLDLSGIDNNTQIQEVLVVPWQVGDLDGAPCTVLAEISQK encoded by the coding sequence ATGTCTGAAGATAGTAAAAATAAAAATTTTCCATATATCCGGCTTTCATATACTCTTCGTGAAAACAGTCCGGTTCACATAGGGCTAAATCCACTTAAAATTAAGCCCATCAACCGTATTAGTCTGGGAGATAACTATAACACTTCTTCAATCACAGCTGAAAACCATTGCGGAACTCACATAGATGCTCCAGCACACTTTGTTCTTGGTGGGAGATTTATTTCTGATTACGGGCCAGAAGAACTCAGATTTACACATCCTCTGGTTTTGGATTGCCCTAAAAAACCAGGGCAGTTGGTTGATGTGGAAGATGTTTCAAAAATTATTGATGATAACCTGGACTGTCTCCTGCTTTGCACAGGGTTTCATCAGTATCATGATACAGACCGGGAATTGTATCTTGAACAAAATCCTGGAATTTCTCCAGGGGCAGTTTACTATTTAAGGGATAATTTTCCTCATTTACGCTGTGTTGGAATAGATTCAGTATCTATGTCTCGATATGGTCATGCAAAAGAATCAATGGAAGTTCATCAAACTGCCTTTAGAAAGAATGAAGATTTTGGAAAACCTTTGTTGTTTGTGGAAGATTTGGACCTTTCAGGCATTGATAATAACACTCAGATCCAGGAAGTCCTGGTTGTGCCCTGGCAGGTGGGAGATCTTGATGGTGCTCCATGCACAGTTCTGGCTGAAATTTCTCAAAAATGA